GTTGATTAACTACATAGGCGTTTGCAGCACGAGGGACCCGATCGGACCCAACCCTATCTGGTTCATCCGATTCCAAGAATCAGGTTACGGTTCGACCCTTTTGGAGTCACCAAGTTAGTTTCCCTTAATGGTCGGGCTGCGCCTGGGCCGCCTCGTCCGGGATTCGTATTTTTCAGTCCGAACGCCTAACGTACGGTCTAGGGTTTTAGCGGCAGCGGCAACGTTCGACAAGCAGTCGAGCAAGGCATAAGAGGCGTCGGCGGCGGAAACCCTCCTACTTCTTCGTCCTTCTCGTCCACCAATCAATGGCCGCCGCTACaactccatcttcttcttcgtcttcttctcgGATGATCAGCCGGGAGACGGTGGGGAAGGCGGTGGATGCCCTCCTCAAGTGGATGCAGGCGCGGGCGGAGCAGCAGCAGAAGGCCCAGCTCCTCGACCCGGACGACGACCTCATCTACATCGTCCTCACCCTCAAGCGCATCCCCCCCAAGTCCCGCATCAACCCCTACCGCATCCCCCTCCCCCACCCCCTCTACGAATCCGCCGCCACCTCCGCCTGCCTCATCCTCGACGACCGCGACCGCCCCGCCAGCCGccgttcctcctcctccctcaccgccgccgccgccctcgaCCGCGcccgctccctctccctccccctcgccGACGCCATCCCCCTCTCCGCCCTCGCCTCCGACTACCGCCCCTTCGAGGCTCGCCGCCGCCTCTGCGACTCCCACGACCTCTTCTTCGCCGACCGCGccgtcctccccctcctcccccgccTCCTCGGCAAGCACTTCTTCAAGAGTAAGaagctccccctccccctcgacCTCTCCCGCCCCGGCTGGCCCGAGAATCTCCGCGCCTGCCTCCgatccactctcctccacctgcGCACCGGATCCTGCAGCGGCCTCAAGGTCGGCCGCCTCTCCATGGCCTGCGACCCGATCGCTGAGAACATCATGGCCGCCATCGAGGGGGCCATGGCGCATGTCCCCAAGAAGTGGGCCAACGTGCGCTCGATCCATGTCAAGGCAGTCAACTCCGTCGCCCTCACCATCTACCAGGCGATGCCCGAGCTGGGCCTGAAGATCGAGGTGCCGGTGCCTTGTGTGCCCCAGAAGAAGGATGAGATGGAGCAAGATGTTGAAGAGCCCATCAGAGAAGCAGAGGTTGTTCGGAAAGAAGAGAAGTCAAAGAAGCAAGATGCTGAAGAGTCCATCAGAGAAGGAGAAGTTgttcaggaagaagagaagccaaagatgaagaagaggaggagggaggagatgcCAAAGAAGGGAAGGAGGATTCATGAAGTGCAGCACACGGATACAACCAATGATTTTGatcttcggtctgaagaatttTTAATTGGCGAGAGTGTGGATGAGGGCATcatggaagaagagggaggggaagcAAGGATGGAGGAGAGGATgaatgagaagaagaaaaagaataagacAAAGCAGGGTGTGGAGGTGAGTGtccgaaaagagaagaagaaaaagaaaagagaagatggTATTCAGAATGACAAGGAGGCAGATAGTGACAGGAAGGAAACTGATGAATCAATGGTGGCTCTGGCAAAGAAGAAGGAGCTGAAGAACGATggaaagatgaagaaggaaaaggacaaGAAAGGCAGGAAACATAGTAGTGTTGATGATGAAGTAACAGATGAAAGTTATGATGTTGTTAAAGATGGTGATGTTGATATTGGTTCTGGAGACAATGATGAGGAGAAAGTGGGTGTaggaaagaagatgaagaatgCAAAGAAAGATGCTAATGTGAAAAAGGGGAAGGGTAAGAGAAGCAAGAGCGACGGCAACGAAGACGATGATCGTAATCGAAAGGATGATGGtgcaaaagaaagtaaaaacaaaaTGGCTGGAGAGAAGAAGGTGTTGAAAAAGACTGAGagaatgaaaaggcaaaagagAAAATGTTTGGaatgacaaagaagaagagcaagatAAGTAGATTGGAAGATAAGGAGGTGAAGAAGATCGAGAGGAGTAAGGTGAGGCATGACGCCATTTGATTGATTTTCAAACAAGCTAGAGCTTGATTTTCATTTGAGTTCAATTGGTGATCTTGGACTTTTTGCTGATTAAGACTGGCTGTATTTCATGGCCTCTTGTTTAGGTTTTGGTCTATCCTATCCAATTTAGATAGTTAAACTTTAGTTGcagataattattattattgttattttccTCATGAAGAACGAAGCCCTTTGTTACTTTTGCTCTACCCTTTATCTTATATGGTTGGTGTGAGTTAAAATTATGAAAGCAGTTGGAGATGCTATTGATGCTTTTTTGATGAGTGGTAGTAGGCATTAATTATGTAATGTCCTTAATCACTTTTCCAATGTTATTGGAGAGTGGGTTACTCATATTTATTGTgtagttatttaattttttgatattttgctcTTACAATGCCattttattgaaaaaatattgaCTCTATAGTTTGAAAGAGTAAGCCGACACTGACTTTGTAAATATGATACCTTAATGTTGATTATGCCAATCCCTTACTCAAACAAGCTTTGTCAAGTTATTTGTAAACAAATCCACATTAATACTCCTTGGACTTGTTCATGATTTGAATTAGGTCGGGTTTCCATGCTAGCCAAGCTCGAGTtatgaaaattttctttggaCCAGCCCAAGGCCCAAAAATTATTTCCAAATTCTAGCTCGAGACTAGCTTGAAGCCTAATCGAGCTGGCCCGGGTCTAGTCCCAAGCCCCTCCTTTCTTTGGTGCCAAATGTGAGATGGAGATAAAGAGAGCAGAAGAAGGGGAGGGGAGAAGAGAGAtcaggagagagaggagagagagagagagagttcatgATGCAGAGAGAGGAGATTGAGAGGGTAGAGATATTAGCAGGGAGAGGGTGATCGAGAGAGAGGGAtcaggagggggagagggagcagaTAAAGAGAGCAGGATAGAACACGTGCGcgcgggagagagagagagatagagagagagatcgGAAGAAGGGGATGATGGTGAGAGGGGGGGGGCATGCTAGGGACGGAGAGTGGAAAGGGGAGAGAGAGtagagagatagagaggagAAAGGGGCAGGGTAGGCTTAATTTTTGGCTTGGATGGGCCGACGCTAGATATAAGCCTTGCTCAGAATTTTTTGAGGCTCACATTATTTCATGCCTAAGCCTAACCCTATTGTTCTAGGGCTAGACCTAGAGCATGACCAAAGTTGGCTTGGCCGGAGCCCATTTCCTACCCTAGACTTGTTCTAATTTATAAGGAAAATAGAGATGATTAGAAACTTATAAAAGTTTATAAAAAGTTTATCTTGTTTTCTAATCTTTTCTTGCCTCCAAAATGAAAAGTTGGGTTGCTTGAGGTTGATGTAGTGACTTATTGTCCTTTATAATGCAGTATATTGGTTTTAGAGGGCAAAATGTTGATTCTAGTCAACCTTTACAAAGTCAAATAaggagaaaatgaaaaaaatattgatttcttagctgttaactcaccattttttttactttagatGAAAAGGTCATGTAAATTTGACAAGAACTTAAAATGAGATACTAGGAAAataaaaaagttggaagaaaggagGAATAGAAATTTAATAGATCTTCTAGGCTAGGGTCAATAGGTATGCTTTAAATTTACctcagaatcaaagaaaggaggaagaagggttCAAGTTTTGGTAGATTGTTGAACAAAAGGTAGGGAACATCCCATGGTGATGCTTAGTAGATCATATAATAGTTAAAATCACCTTGTACAAAAATAATCTGTTTTTACTTTTCATTTATAAGTTGCCACTTCAACCTAGTAGGCTACTGATTACTGGGTAATCTACTCACCCATCTGCCCAAGTTTTTGTCTCACTTGGAATCCAATAACCTATATAGTCATCTTGAATCTCTGCATAATCTGTTCGATTGCTCTTGATGTTCTGTTCATAATCACTACTTGGACATAAATAGCAGATTATCACTTGATAAAGTCGTGGTAGATAttgtatatgattttttttccatCATATGTTGCTTCAAGCAGTACCTTGTGTTCTAGGAATTTTTTACAAAATTGATGTTTTAGATGCCCATTCAGCTGGACCTACAATATTGAAGGACATGATATTTTCTTCTTATTCATGTGACTTGATGGGGACATGTTGTTCAATCTTGGGTAATTTTGGCAATGAAAATGCTTAGTTGCAAGGATTAGCTGTGCATGTTATGTCGCTGTACCATGCAGTCTGGAAAAGAAGAAATCTGGTTTATGTTATGGGAAATCGACCTTCAACTGGTCCACTTCGAGAGGAATCCTGCCTCCTATTTGATATGGACCTTCAACTGGTCCACTTCGAGAACTGAAAAatctgtcttcttcttctcgaaGGGATAAAAGAGGCTGATTCCCCATTGAACTTGGACCAATTGGAGGTTGGTTCCCATCGATGAAGGAGGCCAGTTCCCTCTTGAAGTTGACTAGTTGGAGAGGTCCATTCCCCTTCAAGGCACTCAAATTTTTTCTTTCCCAGATTGCAGGGGAGAAGGAACCCTATAATGCAGCCCATGTTAAAAATGCTGAACTTGACGCATTATTGTGATATTTTTATAGTTTAGAGTGATGCTCTTTAGCCACCCTCATATCTGATTTGCAAAAGTAAGGTTGGTGTCTTGGTGACCACTGTCTGCATTTTAATTATTCTATCCTATTCTTTAATTAAGTGGCTTTTTTATTTAGTATTCCATATAAGTTTTAGGGTTATCAAAGTCTATTTGAAGACTCATTCAATGAGTCGTATTTTTCAGACTATTTGAAGACTCATGCTTGATTGTTATTTTTTGATGTGGTGGGTTCCACAATTATGCTTCTTCTTTATATGGACTCTTCTGGCCTATCATACTTCTCCTACTCCTCCTGATCTTCCCCCCTTCCATCCCCATTCTTCATTTTTCTAAAAGATCTAATAGTAGGTTGGATCTAATATTTGATAGAAACTAGCCAAACTCTCGAGCCCCTCCCTTCAATCCTACCGGAAACCAAATCCTCCTCCTAGAAACCTTAGCCCCCCTAGATTGTCTAATTGCATAGATTTGCAcaaaatcattttattttttctatgtaAGTTTTAGCGAGCCCAGAAAATAGATCATCTAATCCTAGTTATAACTGCACACTTTCTCCAAAATATctgtcattcatattattacatCATGAACAtgttttctcttttcctcttaaTTCCCACCGTAAATTGGTCCATGGTAGATCTCTGAACAGGTTAACCCCTTACTTCCAAAATGCAAGTTTCATATGATTTCAATTGTGTTAGATTTTACTTTGTATAAACATAGGAAACAAATGGGAAAAGAAAACAGGTAAAACTGAACTCTTTCATTTTGGCGTCATCACAGTTTTATTAGCTACCACTATGGCTATCGCTAGGGAATTCAAGATATACCAACTATTTCTACAGAATGCTGTGTGAACAATGGTTAAAAGCAGATCCCTATTGGATGAATTGTTGTGCTGCTTTGTATTAAGTAACCCTAGTTGTCCCAGCAAGCTTTTACATATCACTAAGCAGCTTTTCCCTGCTATTGGAATTGATTTATGTTGGATGTAATCCAGGAGCAAAACAAGCTCTCCTCATAGCTTAAGAATGCTAAATTGGATGATTCTGTCCTTAAGTATTTTCCTGCAAGTTAAATACTATCCTGTAACTCTAATTCATGTTTTCCAGTACTATGTCAATGCATGACAGGCTTGTATAGGTCAAGCACCTTCCtatgtgcaaatttatgtaatCAAAGAATGATTGCTTAATATGATTTGTGATGTTACAAGTGGACCATGGATTGAAACAAATGgtttcaaaagtacttttataaGTGGTTAACTGTCGCTGTATATGTGGCTTCTAGGTTCATCATTAtcctttgattatttttttttaatttcatgaAGCTGTGCTTTATTGCTTTATGTGGATTGGGTTGCATTTTGTTAAGAATTAGGGTAATCTATAGGGAACTATTGATTAATGACATCAGTATAGATAGGCATACTTGGTTGTCATTGTTGTTAATGGTTTTAAAGGTTATGTACTTTAGATTGCAGGTTTTGTTTAGAATGAAGTAAAAATGAACACAGGTTTGAACATTTCTGTGGATATTCATTGAGTTTGATTGTTCTATATGTTCTATTATTTTTGTCCTTGGTACTGCATTAAGTTTGATTGTTCTGCATATTCTGTTATT
This portion of the Phoenix dactylifera cultivar Barhee BC4 chromosome 11, palm_55x_up_171113_PBpolish2nd_filt_p, whole genome shotgun sequence genome encodes:
- the LOC103709360 gene encoding ribosomal L1 domain-containing protein 1-like, encoding MAAATTPSSSSSSSRMISRETVGKAVDALLKWMQARAEQQQKAQLLDPDDDLIYIVLTLKRIPPKSRINPYRIPLPHPLYESAATSACLILDDRDRPASRRSSSSLTAAAALDRARSLSLPLADAIPLSALASDYRPFEARRRLCDSHDLFFADRAVLPLLPRLLGKHFFKSKKLPLPLDLSRPGWPENLRACLRSTLLHLRTGSCSGLKVGRLSMACDPIAENIMAAIEGAMAHVPKKWANVRSIHVKAVNSVALTIYQAMPELGLKIEVPVPCVPQKKDEMEQDVEEPIREAEVVRKEEKSKKQDAEESIREGEVVQEEEKPKMKKRRREEMPKKGRRIHEVQHTDTTNDFDLRSEEFLIGESVDEGIMEEEGGEARMEERMNEKKKKNKTKQGVEVSVRKEKKKKKREDGIQNDKEADSDRKETDESMVALAKKKELKNDGKMKKEKDKKGRKHSSVDDEVTDESYDVVKDGDVDIGSGDNDEEKVGVGKKMKNAKKDANVKKGKGKRSKSDGNEDDDRNRKDDGAKESKNKMAGEKKVLKKTERMKRQKRKCLE